In a single window of the Paenibacillus sp. MMS20-IR301 genome:
- the rsmG gene encoding 16S rRNA (guanine(527)-N(7))-methyltransferase RsmG → MDNTVTQFTALLGERGIQLTPKQLEQFESYFQELISWNEKMNLTGITERSQVYTKHFYDSLTLALYLNMDEVKSLADIGSGAGFPGIPLKICYPHLKLTIVDSLSKRISFLQHVCDKLGLTNVQLIHGRAEDVAKQFVHRDAYDVVTARAVARLALLNEFCLPFTRKDGIFAAMKGSDPAEELAEAKRSFKELRAELQKVESFSLPVEDSARHIILVRKTGATPAKYPRKAGVPAKSPLV, encoded by the coding sequence ATGGATAATACGGTTACTCAGTTCACTGCACTGCTTGGCGAGCGGGGGATACAGCTCACACCTAAGCAGCTTGAACAATTCGAGTCATACTTCCAGGAACTGATCTCCTGGAATGAGAAAATGAATCTTACGGGGATCACAGAACGAAGCCAAGTCTATACGAAGCATTTCTATGATTCGTTGACACTGGCCTTATACCTGAATATGGATGAAGTCAAGAGTCTGGCTGATATTGGCTCAGGAGCAGGTTTTCCCGGGATTCCGCTGAAAATTTGTTACCCGCATTTAAAGCTGACAATAGTTGATTCACTTAGTAAGCGAATCTCTTTCCTGCAGCATGTATGTGACAAGCTTGGACTAACCAATGTGCAGTTGATTCATGGACGGGCAGAGGATGTAGCCAAGCAGTTTGTACACCGTGATGCTTATGATGTAGTCACTGCGCGCGCAGTTGCGCGATTGGCGTTACTAAATGAATTCTGCCTTCCGTTTACCCGTAAGGATGGGATTTTTGCAGCGATGAAAGGCAGCGATCCGGCTGAAGAGCTGGCAGAGGCGAAACGCAGCTTCAAAGAGCTGAGGGCAGAACTACAGAAGGTGGAGTCCTTTAGTTTACCGGTAGAAGATTCGGCGCGGCATATTATTCTTGTCCGTAAAACTGGAGCGACACCGGCTAAATATCCGCGCAAAGCAGGAGTGCCGGCGAAATCGCCGCTGGTGTAA
- the noc gene encoding nucleoid occlusion protein, whose amino-acid sequence MKEQFTKLFGFSERSSGEEIKQIPVHEVVSSPYQPRTIFDDDKIDELCQTIKTHGVIQPIVVRMRDSQYEIIAGERRWRAVKKLGLDTIPALVREFNDSQAASIALIENLQREGLTSIEEAIAYQKLIDLHQLTQESLAQRLGKSQSTIANKIRLLNLPEQVKTALMERKITERHARSLLSLDSEEMQLKVLAEIIAKELNVKQTEARIAFYKEVTQIKKSKRISYTKDVRLALNTIRQSIDMVTGSGMEIKTSENDRGDHYEIVIQIPKR is encoded by the coding sequence ATGAAAGAACAATTCACCAAGCTTTTTGGATTTAGCGAGCGGAGCAGCGGAGAAGAGATCAAACAAATCCCGGTTCATGAGGTTGTCAGCAGTCCATACCAGCCACGGACTATTTTTGATGATGACAAAATAGACGAACTGTGCCAGACTATCAAAACTCATGGAGTTATCCAGCCGATCGTTGTTCGTATGCGTGATTCCCAGTATGAGATTATTGCAGGCGAAAGACGATGGCGGGCAGTCAAAAAGCTGGGCTTGGATACCATTCCCGCCCTTGTCCGCGAGTTTAACGATTCTCAGGCAGCTTCAATCGCACTAATAGAAAATTTGCAGCGTGAAGGGCTAACTTCAATTGAAGAAGCCATTGCCTATCAGAAGCTGATAGATCTTCATCAATTAACACAGGAGAGCCTGGCCCAGCGGCTTGGTAAAAGCCAATCTACAATTGCCAACAAAATCCGTTTGCTGAATCTGCCCGAGCAGGTCAAAACCGCTTTAATGGAAAGAAAAATTACTGAACGCCATGCGCGTTCGCTGCTGTCTCTGGACAGTGAAGAGATGCAGCTAAAGGTTCTTGCTGAGATTATTGCCAAAGAACTGAATGTCAAACAAACCGAAGCGCGGATTGCCTTCTATAAGGAAGTTACGCAAATCAAAAAGTCAAAAAGGATATCTTACACTAAGGATGTCCGGCTGGCGCTAAATACAATCCGTCAATCCATAGATATGGTAACCGGCTCAGGAATGGAAATTAAGACCTCAGAGAATGACCGCGGCGATCATTATGAGATTGTCATCCAAATTCCAAAAAGATAA
- a CDS encoding AAA family ATPase, translating into MSKIIAIANQKGGVGKTTTSVNLGAGMATLGKRVLLVDIDPQGNTTSGVGVNKADVANCIYDILINEANPQDTILETGIEWLHIIPATIQLAGAEIELVSTISRELKLKKALNTVKSKYDYIIIDCPPSLGILTINSLTAADSVIIPIQCEYYALEGLSQLLNTVRLVQKNLNPHLQIEGVLLTMLDARTNLGIQVIEEVKKYFQEKVYRTIIPRNVRLSEAPSHGQSIITYDARSKGAEVYLELAKEVISYE; encoded by the coding sequence GTGTCCAAGATTATTGCCATAGCAAATCAAAAAGGCGGAGTCGGCAAAACAACAACCTCTGTGAACCTGGGGGCCGGTATGGCTACTTTAGGGAAGAGAGTGCTGCTTGTTGATATTGATCCGCAAGGCAACACTACGAGCGGCGTTGGCGTCAACAAAGCAGATGTAGCAAATTGCATTTATGATATTCTGATTAATGAAGCTAATCCCCAGGATACAATTTTGGAGACTGGGATTGAATGGTTGCATATTATTCCGGCTACCATTCAACTCGCAGGTGCAGAGATTGAGCTTGTCTCTACCATTTCCAGAGAACTCAAGCTAAAAAAGGCACTGAATACAGTCAAAAGCAAATATGATTATATAATTATAGATTGCCCTCCATCATTAGGTATATTGACGATTAACTCATTGACTGCTGCAGACTCAGTAATCATTCCTATACAATGCGAGTATTATGCGCTTGAAGGATTAAGCCAATTGCTTAATACGGTGAGACTGGTTCAGAAGAATCTCAATCCTCATCTGCAAATTGAAGGCGTACTGCTTACTATGCTTGATGCCCGGACTAATCTGGGGATTCAAGTTATTGAAGAGGTAAAAAAGTATTTCCAAGAAAAGGTATATAGAACCATTATCCCGCGGAATGTGCGCCTGAGTGAAGCGCCTTCTCACGGACAATCAATTATCACCTATGATGCCCGTTCTAAAGGAGCGGAAGTGTATTTAGAGTTGGCAAAGGAAGTGATTTCTTATGAGTAA
- a CDS encoding ParB/RepB/Spo0J family partition protein — protein MSKRLGKGLDALIPSLSINEDDKVIEISLSQLRANPYQPRKDFNEEAIQELAESIRQHGVIQPIIVRSVLKGYEIIAGERRFRASQYCGKATIPAVVRSLSDQQVMEIALIENLQRENLNAMEIAVAYQGLMDQFALTQEELSLKVGKSRSHIANFLRLLSLPEEVKEYVSRGTISMGHARAIVALKDTETIKQLAAQCVEQQWSVRELEEVVKNLDRKPAEGTKSKVIKRDPYIDNVEEVLRERFKTTVKIKQGKEKGKIELNYYSAQDLERLLELLGN, from the coding sequence ATGAGTAAACGGTTAGGAAAAGGACTGGATGCTTTAATCCCTTCTCTATCCATTAATGAAGATGATAAGGTTATCGAAATCTCCTTGTCACAGTTAAGAGCCAATCCTTATCAGCCGCGCAAGGATTTCAATGAGGAAGCTATCCAGGAATTGGCTGAATCAATCAGGCAGCATGGAGTTATTCAACCGATCATTGTCCGCAGTGTTCTTAAGGGATATGAAATTATTGCCGGTGAACGCAGATTCCGGGCTTCGCAGTATTGTGGCAAAGCAACTATTCCTGCTGTGGTGCGCAGCCTCAGTGATCAGCAGGTTATGGAGATTGCCTTAATTGAAAACCTGCAGCGTGAGAATCTGAATGCAATGGAAATTGCCGTTGCCTATCAAGGCTTGATGGATCAGTTCGCGCTTACTCAGGAGGAACTTTCACTTAAGGTCGGAAAGTCGAGATCGCATATTGCTAACTTCCTGCGGCTCCTTAGCTTGCCGGAAGAAGTGAAAGAATATGTTTCACGTGGAACAATTTCAATGGGGCATGCCCGGGCGATTGTTGCTCTGAAAGATACAGAGACCATCAAACAATTAGCAGCGCAATGTGTGGAACAGCAGTGGAGTGTGCGCGAGCTGGAAGAAGTAGTGAAGAATCTCGACCGTAAACCGGCTGAGGGGACTAAGTCCAAGGTGATTAAAAGAGATCCTTATATCGATAACGTAGAAGAGGTATTGCGTGAACGGTTTAAGACGACTGTTAAAATTAAGCAGGGCAAAGAAAAAGGGAAAATTGAATTGAATTATTACAGTGCCCAAGACCTGGAAAGATTGCTGGAGCTGCTTGGCAACTGA